From the Campylobacter volucris genome, the window TTGCATCAATCCCTCTTGCAAACACATTAAAACTATTAATATCGTCACTCAAGGCATTTTTGATTAAAATTTTTATTTCTACATCTTTAATAGGACTTCTTTGCATGGCCATTATATAATCATCTTTGTCTATCAAACTCCAATCAACTACTTTTTTTAATTCTTTTTTGAGTATCAAATCAAGCCAGATTCTCATACTCCTACCATTTCCTTCTCTAAAAGGATGGGCTATATTCATTTCTACATATTTTTCTATGATTTGTTCAAAACAAGATTGTTCCATAAGTTCGATTTTTTTAATTGCTTCATGCAAATAAACAGCGGGAATAAATCTAAAATATCCTTTTGAGATATTTACATCTCTAATTTTTCCTGCAAAATCATAAATATCTTCAAATAATTTTTGGTGAATTATCTTTAAACTTTCAAATTTTCCAGCTTTCAAAGTATCTAAAAATCCGCTCTCAAACAATGCTTTTACTTTTAGTTTGCTTATTTTTTCTTCTTCTTTGGCCAGCTCTAATTCATTTTTTATGCCAAGTTTATTATCAAGTATCATATCCTAAGCCTTTAAAGCTTATATTTTATAAAATATTTATTATAAAATTGATTAATTTTTGCAATTT encodes:
- the fic gene encoding protein adenylyltransferase Fic, whose protein sequence is MILDNKLGIKNELELAKEEEKISKLKVKALFESGFLDTLKAGKFESLKIIHQKLFEDIYDFAGKIRDVNISKGYFRFIPAVYLHEAIKKIELMEQSCFEQIIEKYVEMNIAHPFREGNGRSMRIWLDLILKKELKKVVDWSLIDKDDYIMAMQRSPIKDVEIKILIKNALSDDINSFNVFARGIDASYHYEGYMLYKIKQLY